GAGGAAAGCGAGATACACCACTTGAACGACAATGATACGCACACTCGAACCTCTCAGGGACTCTAGTAGCTCTTCTAGTCCTAAGACGTTCTTGTCGCTCTTTTCTAGCCTTTCTAAAGCAGAAACCTACCAAATGACCAGCTTTCCCACAATAGGTGCACTCATACTTGGTTTTCTCTACAGGCTTGGTTTGTCTCTGGTTTTGCTTGTGCTCAACttgttttggatttttgggTCTAGGTAACTCTACAGGCTTAGACTTGCTAGTCATAGGTACCATCTTTGGTTCTGAGGTTTTGGGTGTACTAGAACTAGTGTTTCCAATGAAACCTGCAGACTTGAAGGTTATAGGTTTTTGAGCTAGTTCTATCATCCCATCTGTGACACCTAAAATCTCATGGGTACCTATCCTCAAAGACTCAGCAAAATCATAGCCTATACCTTGATTGTTTATGGACACTTTGGATTGGTCTAGGATCATGttcaactttttctttccttgaGCAAACCTCTCTAAAGATTGTTGTAGGTATGAGTTCTCTTTCTTAGCAGACTCAAGATCAACTTTCAGAGAAATGCATGAAGAACAAGAATCAATAGATTTGATAGAATCAATGACAGTTTTAGCATCTTTTAGTTCAGTTTCCAGGATAGCACAATTAGCACATGAAGAATGAATAGGTTCCTTAGTAGCAAAAGATTCTAACAAATCATTCTTGGTCCTAAGCATGGCAACTTGTTGTCTTAATTCATCATTGTCACTAGTGAGAATGGGACAATTTTCACACCTACCAATCCTATCATGAACAAATTTTTCTTTTAGTTCTTTCAATTCCATCTCAAGCAAACCCATATCAACTTTCATTTCATAGCAAGTAGAGCAAGCAGCACTAGCACTAGAAGGATTCCCAGCTCCTAAAGCACATGATTTCAACTTATCCTTGAGGAGATTAATTTCAGAAAGATATGAAGCACAAGTAGAACAGGTATCCTCCTCAGGAATCATGGATCGAAGCCTAGCAATTTCTAGCGCCATTCCATCATTTTCAGATTTTAGTTTCTCAATTTTATACTTAGAAGACCTATACTTATCACTAATTTCAATCATCAAGTGTGCCATTCTTTCTTTGCTTAGTTCATCATCAACAGAGTCATTATCTGAGCAAGAATCATCACAAAGAGAACCATCCAAGGAAGGGATATCATCAAGACATACCTCAGGATGCTCCGATGAGTCATCCTTATCCTCAAGCGCCATGAGACACAGGTTGATGAAGTCCTCGTTGTTGGCGAGACAGCACATCCCGGAGAAGTCCTTGTCCCCCTTTTCTTGATCATCGTCGTCGGAGTCGATGTCGCTAAGCTGCACCTCCTCAAGAGCCGCCAAGACCTTGTGGATCGCCTTCTTCATCAAATCCTTCTTCCCCTTTCGCCCTTGTCCCTCGGGCTTCTTGGTCGTCTTGTCactcttcttcttcaacttgggACAATTCACTCTTTTGTGGTTAGGCTCTCCACACTCAAAACACACAAATGGTTCATtggtttttcctctttttctatCTCTCACATTTTTGTAAGCTCTTGAGAATTTTCTAGCAAAAAGAGCAAGATCATCTTCAGGGATCTTCTCTAATTGCTCCTCAGTGACTGAGTGTAAAGCGGCAAGAGAGAAGCCACCATACACAAAGGCTGAGTCATTAGAAGAAGTACTACCAGAGGGATCAGCTACCAAAGCCATCGAGTGTTTGAGGCCTTTCCGATGGAAAACATCCATCTCATGGGTTTTTAGCTTTGAGTAAAGCTTGTCCATGGTAAGGTCACTCAGAGGTGCACTCTCTGTGATGGAAGTAACTTTCATTTCCCAAACACCATAATCAAGACAATTCAAAAGATGGCGAGCATTATCATTATCAGAAAATTCTTTTCCAACAGATCTCAACTTCGAAATAATTTCTCCAAAACGTTTGAAATAAGAATCAATGGACTCTCCTGGGTGCATCTCAAATCTTTGATATTCTTTATGAAATTGATTCTGACGAACCAATTGAATATCATTGTTTCCCTCATGGAAATTGCACAGAGCAGTCCACATGTCATGAGCGGACTTGTGGTGTTGAACACGATTAAATTCACCAGAAGAAATTCCACCAATGATTGCATTTCTTGCACGATAATTAAAATCAACCTGAGCCATATTTGCAGGCGTGATGTCAGCATCATCGGGCACAGTATAAGGAGATTTAACCTTATTCCACACATTATGCCCTTGCGACTGGAGGTAGGCCTCCATTCGTGCCTTCCAAATGACAAAATTGTGTCCATCGAAAACAAATGGTTTCGCAGAGTATTTTTCCTCCATAGCTGCGTTCGTTGCCACGGTTAGGTTACAACGAACTTAAccgggctctgataccaattgaaagaCCAAGAACAGCTAtagaggggggggtgaataTAGCAATTCAAATCTTGCCCCCGAAAATACTCATCAAGCCGGATTTCTCAAAATCCTTACTAGAATCGCGGCTATTAGAGAAGCCGGatctagaaaagaagagagaaaaagaagagaaaaggaattcccgaaactagaggaggaagagaaaaggaattcccgaaactagaagtgaggtgagaaagagagagcaaaactcaTCATCGCAAAGTTCaaattgcaagcggaatttaaaTTGCGGAATTTAAATGGACAAGGCAAAAATGAAATCCTTCAAATCATTTCATTTATAGGTGATGCAAAATAACCGCTCAACTAGGAGCAAACATACACCTTCAGAGGAACATTAacacaaacttaaaatctctcggacaaacacactccaaactaatcctaatacaaaagcctctcgggcaaacacactccaaactcaCACGGAAACTCTCTCACCGAGCATCTCAAAATGATTACCAAAAGGAGCAACCTCCACCCTTGCATCCatctctctatttatagcctaaGACCCCTAAGACATTGTCTCAAATacccctagggcgaaaccctaactcagaaCAGATCTGGTCCATCCATTGTTCCTTCTACTCAAAGGAAAAGCTCCAGATGATTGCCACCTCATCGATCCGAaccctcacatggtcttcttgcTGATGAATCCGCGTGCTCTCCGTCTTGACGAATCCAAACTTGCCACGTTGCCTAGCCGCGTCGTGCGCGTTCCGTCTCCTTTTCCTCAGCGCGCGCTCGCCAGCGCCCAACCAGCCCGAAGCCGCCACGCGTCCCGCTGAGCCGCTCCCGCGCGCGCTTGCAAAATCGCGTGTGGGTCCCGCGCTCCTGCACCCGCCTCCGATCGAGTCACGCGAAACGGGGGTTGCCGCGTACGGTTTTTCCGCGCGCGTCCTTGCGCATGCAAGCTGCCTGCACCTCCTGAGCCCATGCGCCATGGGCCGCCGTCTTGGGCCGTCGCTGCTTGGACGATGCAGGcctgccgagccgagccattCACCATCTTGGGCCACGTGGAACGGCTGGATTGGCTTGGCCTCCCTGCCAACCAATCACAGCGCACAtgcacagctagctagcttgactTTTCCACCGAGCCATGCTAGTAGCAACCAGTACAGTGCAAGCTCCTCCTTGCACAAGTACAGTACgtgtacatgcatgtatgctACCTACAGCAAGTACTGTAGCAGCAATGCACTTGCACAGTCCCTTCTGATTTCTTCGCGAATCCGATGCTTGCACACTTGGCCTTGTGAAGCCTGTTGCAAAGACCTTTTCACACGGTGTTCGTCCACCGTGTGCAACCTTGTGTCCAATCTTGTCACCCGGCATCCTTGATCGCtttggacctcaactcctccctgagtctagtcccgatccgCCGTTGACCAAGATCGACCCCGATCACCTGCACACACATGAACCAAACAACCGTTGTCTTGGCACAGATGTCGCAACCTGACCAACGTTAGTCCACACACACACTTCTTGCACATCCGGTACTTGTCAATTTCCCATCACAAAAGAACTATAACCACACATGGTTTCACAATTGGCGTGATGGCACTCTTTGCGAGATTTGTTTTCAATCCAGTGGCCTCCCCAAACAGATCCAGCACAGCCTGAATAACCAACGCTTCCTGAGTCACCGGGCGGAAGAAGACACTGAAGTGCTGGGCAAAAATCTCGCAGCATTGAGAGGAGAGAGCAATCCCGTCGTCCTGGCTTGGGTCATGATAGCCTCAGGCGTATCCATAACCAACACAAAAAGAAGGGGTGACAGCGGGTCACCTTGCCTCAACCCCCTCGCCAGCTTCACCGGATCAGAAGTGATCCCATTGATCAGAATACTTGTCTCAGCCGTTAGAAGCAGAGCAGACAGGCATCTTCTCCAACCAGCACCAAATCCCCTGAATTCTAACATCTCCAAAAGGAAACTCCAGGAAACGGTGTCGAATGCCTTAGATATATCCAGCTTGAGCAAGATCATGTCTTTCTTCCTTCTGTGAAATTGCTGCGCCAAACCTTTGACAAAAATGAAGTTTTCATGAAGGTTTCTCCCTCTGATGAAAGCTGTTTGCGTGTGTGGGATTAGATCATCCATCTTTAGGGCCAGCCTCAGAGCCAGCTAGAGCTATGTCTTATGTGTAGCTTTAGTAAGCCTCCAGATCGGAGAAACGCCCATCAGTCTTCCGGCTAACTTCATAAGGAGGGCTAGTCGGCTTGGGTTCGAAATCTCACAtcttatatttatttgatattaggtcattttcTAATATTTGCGTTTTTAGGTAATTAGCCTCCACGTCTTCAGTCCAGTCTCAGTGTAACATCAATGTCAGTAACAGTTAGGAGCAGTGAAACAGATTCGTCGGTGAATGCTCCAAAACTTCAGAAAGTACAATAAGCGGTTACACACCATATTCGATCTTTTGGCGAGAGGTTCTTCAGGCTTCATCAGCTTACAGTTACAGGGGACGTAATAACGTAACTGAAGATCACttatgttttttgttttttttttcaaaaacataaCTGAACATCACGACCTAAGAATAGCATTATGTTTTCTGGAAGAATGGCGTGTGAGAAGGATAAGGTAGAAGAAGCGGTAGCGCAGAAAGGCCAAGGGCACGCTAGGATTAAAGGGCTCGGAGCTGCCGTTTCGTCGCCATCTTTAGCGTAAGTGGCGAGCTTTTCTTGAGGCAAAATTAGGTGGCAAGATTAGCAGCCtcagatcatcatcatcatcatcatcaattcaGTGTTTATTTCGTTGCCGCGCATGAGCGAAAAGCCGGCATAATATATTGAGGTGCAATCTTTTTGCGCGTTCACGAAAAAGCGAAAAGCCGGCAAATTAAGCCCAAAGCTTAGCTAGAAAGAGTAGCTTAGCTTGGAGCAGGCACACATACGTGATGTAGTGCGTGCTTGCGTGGTGACCTTTCTCTGCTTATCTCATTTCCTGCCGCTTTTGGTTCCATCGATCGGCAGGTGGCGCTGGTGCCATGCGCTTTACCCAAACCTTAACAGCGCCGTACCTAATTTTTGCAATATTGGAGATGAAATGAAAGGaagattcagagtttcagacgaTTAATTTATACATAGGTGTGACTATTATTACTCTGTTACTCCCTCCCTGCTAAAAATaatccaaattcatttgtacTAATTTGGACTAGAATGtatcacatccacccaaaatctttTACTTCattcgtttcacaatataagtcattctagcatttctcacagtctagatttattaacatcaatattaatatgggaaatgctagaatgactactccatccgttttacaatgtaagacacatatatgtgtatagattcattaacatctatataaatgtggataaTTTTAGAAAGTCTTACGTTACGAAACGGAGGAAATGGTATAAAGAGCAAATCGATCGAAGAAGCTCTGCAAGCTCTGTAGCCTGCAGAAAGAGGAGGGATGGGAAAGGGTGGTGGACGTCTGTCGAGAAGGAAGGTACAAAAAGCAAGAGGGAGAAGGACCCGGCGCCATAGCCTCTAAGGGGAATTTCAAAGGACTTGGATTTCTAAGGATTAATTTCTATGAAATCCATTTGGTTCGAAGAAATCTAGATATAGGAAAACAAAAAAATTCTTTCCTACAagttataaaaagaaaacataaaaaaattcatcCGCTCTGACCAATTggaaaattcctatggattgaaGTTCGCATGCATTCCTATTCCTTCACTTCTCCTATTCTTatgtgttattttttaaaaaaaaatgaataggcCCTGAGAGATGGAGATCAGAGGAGAGGAGAACAGCCAACTCAGGTGGTTTGACCAAGGGCAATATGCCGTCAGTGAATACCACCTTCAATACTACTTTGAAGTTATTTTATACCGGTTTAAGAAGTCGTCATAGCTGCGTTCAAGGGATACAAATTAAATTCAACCTATATGGCTGCGTTCGTTCAAGTGACATTGAGTGAGAAATCACATCGTTTTCCTCGCGCACAcgtcccaaactactaaacggtgtgttttttaaaaaaaatatagaaaagttgctttaaaaaaatcatattaatctatttttgaaatttataataatttatactcaattaatcatgcgctaatggctcaccccgttttacgtatctttccaatcttctcaatcctcTTCTCCTCAAACTCAGTCTTAGGGAGTAGCGTTGGACTTTTTCCTTCTCCGATCGCTCTCGCGGTGATGGGCTGACTTTAGTGGGCCGCACGGTGAAGCACGGCCCAAGAAGTACTGCCCAGGTCGGCGAGAGGCGAGAGCTCATGAAATTCAACTGCAGTTCATATCATACACAGGCAATCCCCAGGTGCAGCTCCTTCTGCTCGTACAGACATAATACTATAAACACGCAAACCCTTTTAGTAATTATCTTATTATTTCAAGCACAAAAAACGACAGCAGACTGGTACAGTATCGGTAAGACTGTATATATCTTAGACGAAAGCCCAAAGCTGTGTCTTGCTATATCGCGTGCAAAAACGCTGGGACCTGACCTCTCGTTGCTTCAGAAGGAGACCTTGATGCCAAGCAATGCCATGAGCTGGGAGATGAACTCCGGGTGGCCAGGCCATGCCGCGCCGGTCACAAGGTTGCCGTCGGTGAAGCAGCGGTCAATGGGATTGGGCTCCAGCCATGTCGCCCCGCCAAGCACCACGTTCAGCTTCACCGCAGGATACGCCGTGCATTTCCTTCCCTGCATATCATATTATCATCCACAATTAGGGAGACTGGGGAGCATCGCTGCGTGCATCAAACAGGTTTGTGTCCATTTGTGTGAGATTTTCGGAAGCAATTCAGTGATCCTGAATAACTACGCTAAGAAGGATAGTGACATACTGATACTGTAATAGTACGTCTTGTTGCCTACCTTACCACACTATGAAAATGCTTTTACTTTGCAGGAATGATTTAATCATTTAATTATCCATTAATCAAGAATAGATATTGTtgcattatttttgttttgttcaaGGTAAATTTTCCTATCGCTAGGTATTGAGTTGCATGCACCGACCAGTTCAATCCAAAAGCTTAAGCTGATGAGGAAAGACGGacaattcactttatattccAACACTAGGTATAGAAGTAATCAAGTAAGTACGATTAATGTAGAGCAATGGTAGAAAATTAATCATTATCATGTACCTGAAGGACTCCAGCAGCAGATAAAATCTGTTGGCCATGGCAAATTGAGGCGACTGGCTTTGCTTTATCCATGAAGCCCTTCACAAGGCTAATGACTTTATCGTTCAGTGCAAGGTACTCAGGAGCCCGTCCACCAGGAATTACAAGTGCATCATAGCTTGATGCATCCACATTGTCAAATGATGCTGTCAAAGCAAAATCGTGACCAGGCTTCTCGCTGTATGTTTGGTCACCTTCAAAGTCATGTATGGCAGTTGGGCATTTCTCCCCAGCACCCTTGTCAGGGCAAACTGCATCAACATGGCAACCAAGGGCTTGAAGAGACTGAAATGGTACCATAACCTCATAATCTTCCATGTAATCCTGTTATAAGCATGTAGTTAAGCAAAGAGGTTCAGCAGAGATGGTATGACTTatgaaaaatgaagaaaataagAAAGTAGTCATACGAATTCAATTGAATGAAATTTCCCTAAACATACCCCACAAAGGAACAATATCCGTTTGTTTGAGCCAGTTACAGAGCCTCCAAGCGCTTTCACAAAAAGGCTGATGAATTCAGGATGTGCATCGTAAGCCACTGCAGTGACAAGATTTCCATCAACTGTGCATTTGTCCATAGTATCAGCTTCTTCCCACTTAGCACCAGCAGCAACCAAAACTGGTTTAACAGCAGGATATGCGGTGCATTTACGGTTCTGGACTACTCCAGCTGCTGCCAAAATCAACTGTCCATGGCAAACTGATGCAATAGGTTTCTTCGCATCAGAGAATTTCCTTACTAAATCAAGAACCTTTTCATCCATGGCGAGATACTCTGGTGCACGGCCTCCAGGAATTACCAAGCCATCATATTCATTGATATTAACCTCATCAAACGAAGCATTAAGTGCGAAATTGTGGCCCCTTGACTCAGCATATGTCTGCATGATGAATCAAAATGAATCTAATTTAATTTGTCAAAGCAAACTTATGTTAGAAAGACGAAAAGTACCACCATACTATCACACCTAAAAGAACCAACAATACAGACGATCCTTATAATCGAGTGCTTCAGAGAAAACAAAGATTCCATTACTAAAGGGAGTAGTAGTCCAGTAGACAAAGAGGACCCCCAAATTAGTTTTGAAAGAAGCAACACCATCTAAAGAGAAGCAGGAACTAATGCAATAATATGGGAAACAGACAAGGATATGAATTTATAAGAAATCTCTACAGCAACAGTTAACCCCCAAATCATGAACCAATCAACAGTTCACTTAAGTGACGAAAGAAATAAGAATGGCTGTCTAAGTATATTCAGTATCCAAAATGTTCAAATGATTTTTCCATTCAATCATGCAGAAGAGCTATCCCATTTTGTAGACAGTTAAGGAATATTTCTGCTCATGACTGATTATTCCGTCAAACTTATCTCGCAATGCTAAACCAGATATTTGGAGAATAGAAAGAATAACAGATAAAGCTAATGGATCAATCATACCAAGAAATCTGTCATTTCATTATGAGCTCTCAAAAATAAACCTAGTTGCACATATGTTTTCCCTGTCCCGTTGTGTGACTGTGTgtactctccttttctttcccCCTTCTGCCAATTGCGATGAGCAGATGTGTATTAATCCTAGAAATTACATCCTAAAATTACTCAAAGGCAAGAAAGCGAAGATATTCCTGACCACTCTAGAATGGGAATCCGCCATGTTCAATTCATCAGACCAAGCCCTAACTAGTTATACTAAACCCTATCCAAATCGAGCGGAATCGAATCATTCCAAGTACCTGGTGGCCAATCCCCTGATGGACGGCGGTGCGGCACGAGTCGCCGGCCTTCTTGCCGGGGCAGGCAGCATCCACGGACACCCCGTACGCTTGCAGCGCTTGGAACGGAACCATGGCCTGATCCACAAGATTCCAAGAAAACCCCATTGGAATCGCGAGGACACGAATcgaacacacaagacacggaaCAAGAGGAAGATTTGCCTCACCTCGTAGTCCTCCATGTAGTCTCCGCAGAGCAGGAGCACCTTCTTGGGAGCCATCTCCGATCACTTCTTGTTCTTGGGTTGGTGAGCTTCCCTAGTCTAGAAGCCGAGAGACTGAGAGTAGTACAGTAGTAATCCAGTTTTTATATATGCCACTGAAGGCTCATCCTCttcttgtcttcttcttctcatgATGCAAACTGTTTCATTCTTTTGAGAAtttctttttcagtttttgcgATCGTGATTTATCCTATCTTTTTTTATAATGAAATTGTTACTGGTATTTTTTAGTACTTGCTAAATGCCGAAATTCTTAATTAGGAGTAACATCCAATGTTGTTTCTTTGGGGAAAAACCACAAGCCGATTGTATTTTACAGAAAACATTGCATTTCAGGATTACTCTCtcaatcctctctctctctctctctctctctttttgaattttaatttgaattgtAATTTTTGATCTAACGGAAGAAATACACATGCGCCCTAATACAATTTTGAAGGGCATTTGATGATGTGCAACAATATATGCATTTGGTTGTTGGTTTCCCCGTCCAGAAAGGTGTGCATTTGTTGCTCTTAAGAAGGCCATAGAATCTCACGATTGCGTTCAATGATCATGCAGGCAGATAATTTAGCATATAGCAGTACAGTTTGCAAGGGTATACATGTGAGCTTCCCAGGAGACTTAATATACTGATAATCTCGTGGTTTGCGAGGATTGATTTTCAGTCCTGTGATGATTCAATGCGGAACATTTTGGTCAGAAGCAGAGATCCAGTAGGCGCGGCACGATCACGAGTATATTTAAAAGATACTAATTAAgactagagaaaaaaataagcTCGCGCGTTACAACGGGTGAAGGTTATTTTAATTTAGAGTAAAGTGCATTGGCAGTCCTTAAACTCGTAAGGTTATGTTATAAAGGTCTCTAAAATCTCAAAATACATATCCAGGTCCCataacttgtcaaagtgtatcatctatGTCCCAAATTGATACATCCCCTCTAGAATCCTACGTGACGCTGATGTGGCAatgccacatggacgtgacatgtctttttctctttttttttcttcttttatttttctttttcggtTTCTtcccattcttttttttctttttttctacacGGGTCATAGAGAAAAGAGAATAAAtgggaaaaaagagaagaaaaaaagaaaaagaaaaaataatgccATGTCATGTCTGTGTGGCATGTCACATCAATGCCTCGTAGATTTTTGAAGGGGTTATGACGATTTGAGACCTAGATAACACATTATGACAAGTTCTAGGATTTGgatatgtattttgagagttcagggacctagatgacacacccctacaagtttaaggaatGTTCGTACACGTTACTCTTTAATTTATTGTTGTTATACGATTTATTAGTTAAGATGATATTCACTCTAGGAATTCGcggcttggatatatatttttctagaaaatcatgagttgcaaTTAGGAGTttgatcatctcaagttagcatgtgagaTTTTTAAAGAGATATCTTATATGACTCCTTCGatatttttaaaagcaaacgaatttaaaaCCCGACTGAACGGATGTGTATTTCCAAAatcaaacaaacttaaaaaccgactcatacacggatgataTATTAAAGTACTagcaaaaacattttcaattagtagagatagagatgatCGTGAGTTGAGAATCACACTCCGTTAACCTGATAAAATAGTTCGTTATGATTATAAGATGATTATATTTGAATGAAGCAGCAAAATTTTACAGAGTCCCAGACGGCCAAATTAGTTGACCTGATAAAATAGTTCCTTCCCTCGTTCAGAGGCTGATGCCATCTTAAGAATCTTAGGAAAACTGAGGAACCACATATGTACAATCACACATTACTCTTTCGTGAAGAAAAGAACCCCTCCAAAATGGGGCTGATTATATTACCCATATCAGGCAAAAAATTTATCAAAGAAATATCTTGTCTGTTAGTTAGGAAACTAATACAATACAATAGTTTCAGGATAGATCAGATATATGCTGAACACAACGAGTGCAGCAGTTTTTACACGTAAAGCCCTTTTAATTTATGAATCCTACCCCCGCTTCATACCTGACCTATACTTATCAGTTATCAGCCTTATAAATAAAGGCTTTGGCACTATGAACTTCAAGAACAAAACACAAAGCACCAGAGGAATTTATCCAAATAGATTCACTAAGGCAAGCATTTTCAGCTTTGCTGCATGCAACAAAACCAGGAGAAGGCCCACAGAGCTCAAGAGAAAACAACCCCTACTTTCCGAGCaaaatcatcatcgtcatcatactcttcatcatcatcttcataaGCATTCTCGTCATCGGATTTGTAGTCCTGGCCTTCGATAGGCTCATAGTAGGACTCCCCCTCCCTCTGGTCATAATTATCAGCATCTTGATTTTCCACGGGATCCACCTCAATAATATCTTCAGCCTCAAGTTTGTCACCATGAGATGAAGATTGCCCATGGCCCTCCACAGGGATGTGGCCTTCGTCTCTGAATTCTTCATCGCCAGATCCACTTTTGTATTCATCAGAACTAATTATGTTGTCACCTTCCTTCTCAGCTTCAGCCAGAGAAGCTTGCCTGTGTGAGACCTCGGCAGATTTATCTTGTTTGGGGCTACAGGCAGATGTGCCATTGGCCCATGCTGCCTCTCTTTTCCGCTGTAAGATGACACTAAGGGGCTTTGGGCCCTCAAAATCAAGCGATGCTTCAGGCTCAACACTTCCATTGGCCTTACTGGAGTCCCTCGAGTTTTTGCGATGAGGGAAGTTGTGTGAGTCAGGCACATCCTTTGTCAAATGCTGGCCATCTGCATTCCTGGAACCTAAAGCAAGTTCACTTGATCTCCGCTGGGTCtgctcttcatgttgtcctGCCTCCCTATGCCTGGTACCCTGAAATTCCGTGCGCCTAACTGGAGACAGCCTGTCCCGGAGTCTTCTTCTATCTCGCTCTTTCTCGGAGCGAGTATCAACTCTGTCAGGAGATCTTCCAGGAAGCTTTATTCTGCCTTGCAGACGAGAGCTAAGAGTGCTTCCTCGAGAGCTCTGGTGATGATCCCTGTGTGAACGGTGACCATGTGCCCTTTCCCTGTAGCGCTCATCCCTCCGCCGTTGCTCTCCATTGCGTTCTGGACTAATTGCCAATGAAGACTCATTTATTCTTCTCCTACGGAGCCGATGACGTAAATCCGATCCATCCATCTCGACACGGTCTCTATCTCTTTGCAG
This window of the Oryza sativa Japonica Group chromosome 4, ASM3414082v1 genome carries:
- the LOC4337361 gene encoding protein DJ-1 homolog D encodes the protein MAPKKVLLLCGDYMEDYEAMVPFQALQAYGVSVDAACPGKKAGDSCRTAVHQGIGHQTYAESRGHNFALNASFDEVNINEYDGLVIPGGRAPEYLAMDEKVLDLVRKFSDAKKPIASVCHGQLILAAAGVVQNRKCTAYPAVKPVLVAAGAKWEEADTMDKCTVDGNLVTAVAYDAHPEFISLFVKALGGSVTGSNKRILFLCGDYMEDYEVMVPFQSLQALGCHVDAVCPDKGAGEKCPTAIHDFEGDQTYSEKPGHDFALTASFDNVDASSYDALVIPGGRAPEYLALNDKVISLVKGFMDKAKPVASICHGQQILSAAGVLQGRKCTAYPAVKLNVVLGGATWLEPNPIDRCFTDGNLVTGAAWPGHPEFISQLMALLGIKVSF